A stretch of the Clostridium fungisolvens genome encodes the following:
- a CDS encoding GNAT family N-acetyltransferase, producing MKTPILETDRLILRPFYMEDAQDVFECWESDPDVAKYMFWESHNDINKTIDWVREELSKIDADDWYRWAIILKETGELVGTGLIYVDKEYSKFEIAYNLGKKAWGSGYTVEAMLEVIKFAKEELRVKEIMGRHAKENAASGIVLEKLGFKYIKDIPYECNRGKNIYDGREYILEL from the coding sequence ATGAAAACACCTATATTAGAAACTGATAGATTAATATTACGACCATTTTATATGGAAGATGCACAAGATGTATTTGAGTGTTGGGAAAGCGACCCTGATGTAGCAAAGTACATGTTTTGGGAAAGCCATAATGATATAAATAAAACTATTGATTGGGTAAGAGAAGAATTAAGTAAAATAGATGCTGATGATTGGTATAGGTGGGCAATTATATTAAAGGAAACTGGAGAGCTAGTAGGAACTGGATTGATATATGTTGATAAAGAATATTCAAAATTTGAAATAGCGTATAATTTAGGAAAAAAGGCATGGGGATCCGGATACACTGTAGAGGCAATGCTAGAAGTTATAAAATTTGCTAAAGAAGAATTAAGAGTAAAGGAAATAATGGGAAGACATGCAAAAGAAAATGCTGCCTCAGGAATAGTATTGGAAAAGTTAGGCTTTAAGTATATTAAAGACATACCATATGAATGTAACAGAGGTAAAAATATATATGATGGTAGAGAGTATATTTTAGAGTTGTAG
- a CDS encoding collagen-like protein has protein sequence MSDHIDCFHDEDCSSSSNKKCCCCIPGPVGPQGIQGPKGDPGIPGQQGIQGPKGDKGDLGPVGPKGDSGPMGPKGDPGIPGQQGVQGPKGDKGDPGSVGPKGDTGIPGQQGIQGPKGDKGDSGPMGPKGDPGIPGQQGIQGPMGPKGDPGPMGPQGPAGCCCQCEGPVGPMGPTGPAGPVGPIGPVGPCYDKCCTKPLERLLKDVSVKQNQILGSGGITSPNAPQAVIGLASEAIEDSQFNNVFIPLDQPHPSLINIIDNILDLPNSKSNIIPIRYVSGISSDLTTEIGQFLNDYKFPPFYETECCETTKDLMDLFEDIFSIPTPIQFNLTLTENNFDSELVNLILVGYGKGLIKVKTQGSTPAKVYIISICSIRNVYFNTII, from the coding sequence ATGTCTGATCATATAGATTGTTTTCATGATGAGGATTGTAGCTCCTCATCAAATAAAAAATGTTGTTGCTGTATTCCTGGACCTGTAGGTCCTCAAGGAATCCAAGGCCCTAAAGGTGATCCTGGAATACCAGGTCAGCAGGGAATTCAAGGTCCTAAAGGTGACAAAGGCGATCTTGGTCCAGTTGGCCCTAAAGGGGATTCTGGCCCTATGGGTCCTAAAGGCGATCCTGGAATACCAGGTCAGCAAGGAGTTCAAGGTCCTAAAGGTGACAAAGGTGACCCTGGCTCTGTAGGCCCTAAAGGTGATACTGGAATACCAGGTCAGCAAGGTATTCAAGGTCCTAAAGGTGACAAAGGTGATTCTGGTCCTATGGGCCCTAAAGGCGATCCTGGAATACCAGGTCAGCAAGGTATCCAAGGTCCTATGGGGCCTAAAGGTGATCCTGGTCCTATGGGTCCTCAAGGCCCTGCTGGATGTTGCTGTCAATGCGAAGGTCCAGTAGGACCTATGGGACCAACAGGACCTGCGGGGCCAGTTGGACCTATTGGACCAGTAGGTCCATGTTATGATAAGTGTTGTACTAAACCTTTGGAACGATTATTAAAAGACGTGTCAGTTAAGCAAAACCAAATATTAGGTTCTGGCGGAATAACTAGTCCTAATGCTCCTCAAGCCGTAATTGGCTTAGCTAGTGAAGCTATTGAAGACTCACAATTCAATAATGTATTTATACCTTTAGATCAACCTCATCCATCATTAATTAATATCATTGATAATATATTAGATCTTCCTAATAGCAAAAGTAATATAATTCCAATTCGCTATGTTTCAGGTATTTCTAGTGACTTAACAACAGAAATCGGTCAATTTCTGAATGACTACAAATTCCCTCCATTCTACGAAACAGAGTGTTGTGAAACAACAAAGGATCTTATGGATTTATTTGAAGATATTTTTTCAATACCTACTCCTATACAATTTAATTTGACTTTAACAGAAAATAATTTTGACAGCGAGCTTGTTAATTTAATATTAGTAGGGTATGGAAAAGGTCTTATTAAAGTAAAGACCCAAGGATCAACTCCAGCAAAAGTATATATTATATCTATTTGCAGCATTAGGAACGTATACTTTAATACAATAATTTAA
- a CDS encoding NUDIX hydrolase, with product MSKDIIFKTEEYVFSYRVAGLLVQNGKVLLQRPVGDTGYAIPGGHVALGETNEETLIREFKEEIDVDIKVDKLRWVGEIFFPWGDKPCHQICLFYDVSLTGDINIPLEGTFFGTEQLEGESFKLEFSWVDIKEIETIELYPIEAKQYLYEGLNEVKHFVYKEK from the coding sequence ATGAGTAAAGATATCATATTTAAAACAGAGGAATATGTGTTCAGCTATAGAGTTGCAGGATTGCTAGTGCAAAATGGAAAGGTCCTGCTGCAAAGGCCAGTAGGAGACACTGGCTATGCAATTCCTGGAGGACATGTTGCACTTGGGGAGACCAATGAAGAAACATTAATTCGTGAATTTAAAGAGGAAATAGATGTAGACATTAAGGTAGACAAACTAAGATGGGTAGGAGAAATATTCTTTCCATGGGGAGACAAACCTTGTCATCAAATATGCCTATTTTATGATGTATCTTTAACAGGAGATATCAACATACCTCTTGAAGGAACATTCTTTGGTACTGAACAATTGGAGGGAGAATCATTCAAATTAGAATTTTCATGGGTTGATATTAAGGAGATAGAAACTATAGAATTATATCCTATTGAAGCAAAACAGTATCTTTATGAGGGATTAAATGAAGTAAAACATTTTGTATATAAAGAGAAGTAA